ATGGACGTGCCAAAAACTAAAATAACAAAACAAAAAAAGGGATTCAAAAGCGTCCATCAATACCCTTCGACAGAGCTCAGGACAGGCTTTCGCCATCACTCAACTCAGGATGAAATCATCTTATGTCTAAGCGTGTGACACTACACGTACCAACCCTCTTTTTATGTCTAGGATCCTTAAGGAGGTTGACAAGAACCTCCTTAAGGATAAAATTAATCTATATCTTAAGAATCTAAACATACATACTTTAGGCAAGGACCATCATGAAGGATATTACCTTAATAGAAAATGAACCAAAAGCGTTCCAAGAAGCAATGAATAATGAGATGAAAAAAGCAACATCTCATTTTGAAGGCGAATTAGCTAAAATCAGAACCGGCCGCGCTCATACTTCATTAGTAGAAGATATCAAAGTTGAATGTTATGATGGCTCACCAATGGCACTCAAAAACGTTGCGGCACTTTCAGCTGCTGATGCACGCATGATTGTAATTCAACCCTGGGATATCTCAACAATTCCTTCAATTGAACGTGCACTTATGGGATCAGAAGTGGGAATTACCCCTCAAGTTGACGGGAAAATCATTCGCCTCGTATTACCTGAAATGAGTAGCACTCGCCGTGAAGAATTGATCAAAATATTGGGTAAAAAGCTAGAAGAATGCAAAGTAAGCATCCGCAATATCCGCAAAGACTTTAATAATTTGATTCGTGATGCAAAAAAAGACAAAAAAATATCGGAAAA
The Candidatus Dependentiae bacterium genome window above contains:
- the frr gene encoding ribosome recycling factor, encoding MKDITLIENEPKAFQEAMNNEMKKATSHFEGELAKIRTGRAHTSLVEDIKVECYDGSPMALKNVAALSAADARMIVIQPWDISTIPSIERALMGSEVGITPQVDGKIIRLVLPEMSSTRREELIKILGKKLEECKVSIRNIRKDFNNLIRDAKKDKKISENFFNRLGDLVQDATDKWIAKADQMAQKKEKELKSF